From one Treponema denticola genomic stretch:
- the rplJ gene encoding 50S ribosomal protein L10, which translates to MALRTKNPNRQKTEAIESIKNDVKASSAFIFTEYRGLKVEQITELRKKLRENACTYKVVRNNFARIAFEDADIKDVDSWLTGPTALAMIEEDANLAAKTLFEYAKDAPALIIKGAVVDGEIYDAKQIEAFSKLPGKKDLIAMFMSTVNATTSKFVRTLQAIVDKGGAQGAAPAEAKAEAPASEEKAAEQPAESAPEAAPEA; encoded by the coding sequence ATGGCATTAAGAACAAAAAATCCGAATCGCCAAAAAACCGAAGCGATTGAAAGCATCAAAAACGATGTAAAAGCCTCCTCCGCTTTTATTTTTACCGAGTACAGAGGCTTAAAGGTTGAGCAGATTACCGAGCTTCGCAAAAAGCTCAGGGAAAATGCTTGCACATACAAGGTTGTACGCAATAATTTTGCACGCATTGCTTTTGAAGATGCCGATATTAAGGATGTAGATTCTTGGTTAACCGGACCTACAGCCTTGGCTATGATTGAAGAAGATGCAAACCTTGCTGCTAAGACCTTGTTTGAATATGCAAAAGATGCTCCGGCTCTTATAATTAAGGGTGCGGTAGTTGACGGTGAAATTTATGATGCCAAACAAATCGAGGCATTTTCAAAACTTCCCGGCAAAAAAGATCTTATTGCAATGTTTATGTCTACAGTCAATGCTACAACTTCCAAGTTTGTACGCACCTTACAGGCGATTGTGGATAAGGGCGGTGCCCAAGGCGCAGCTCCCGCAGAAGCAAAAGCTGAAGCTCCTGCTTCAGAGGAAAAAGCGGCTGAACAGCCTGCAGAGTCTGCTCCCGAAGCAGCTCCTGAGGCTTAA
- the rplL gene encoding 50S ribosomal protein L7/L12, with protein sequence MAALTNEQIIEAIGEKTILELSELIKAMEEKFGVTAAAPVAVVAGGAAGGGAAEEEKTEFTVTLKGLSDPGKKIGVIKEVRNVIPGLGLKEAKELVEGAPKVLKEDVSKEEAAKIKEAITAAGGEVEIA encoded by the coding sequence ATGGCAGCATTAACAAATGAACAAATTATTGAAGCAATCGGCGAAAAAACGATTCTCGAACTTTCCGAGCTTATCAAGGCTATGGAAGAAAAATTCGGTGTAACAGCCGCTGCTCCCGTTGCAGTAGTTGCAGGCGGAGCTGCAGGAGGCGGAGCCGCTGAAGAAGAGAAAACAGAATTCACTGTTACTCTTAAAGGTCTTTCCGACCCCGGTAAAAAGATCGGTGTTATTAAAGAAGTTCGAAACGTTATTCCCGGCCTCGGCTTGAAGGAAGCTAAAGAGCTCGTTGAAGGAGCTCCGAAAGTCCTTAAAGAAGATGTTTCTAAAGAAGAAGCAGCCAAGATTAAGGAAGCTATTACAGCCGCCGGCGGTGAAGTTGAAATTGCTTAA
- the rpoB gene encoding DNA-directed RNA polymerase subunit beta translates to MFARGQKIDRRYYGKDVPNFMELPNLIDIQIQSYNKFLNKEKKTDETEIEGLESVFHTTFPIESTNEDMALQYLSYSLDYDSIKFSEIECKQKGLTYSVPLKAEIDLFFKETKEIRRKNIYMGDIPLMTERGTFIINGAERVVVSQIHRSPGVIFSHEKGVYSSRIIPYRGTWLEFEIDQKKELIYAKLDSKKRILGTIFLRALGYDTREKIIDLFYKTKTAKISPDRTEYEELIGQVLARDVYVKGEDGEKRKMHQAGEKIHPHNIDDLIQNDVKKITIIDFKGKDSLDSQIIINCFEREEIKYTPDPAVNDEPTVEDALNAVYSVIRPGDPITYENAKEDLHNMFFTARRYDIGKVGRYKLNKKFDYSDDVKGTTLIEEDIFKTMKFLIKVYIGEESIDDIDHLGNRRIRSVGEIMTDVLKKAFSRMERIARDRMSSKEMDTIKPQDLISIKPIVAAIKEFFGASQLSQFMDQVNPLAELTHKRRLNALGPGGLSRDRAGFEVREVHYTHYGRMCPIETPEGPNIGLIVSMANYARVNEYGFLEAPYVKVVNGVATREIEYLSAMDEDKYFIGQVSSAIGKDGKINTDQVSCRKLGDYTSISPKDIQYMDVSPKQIISVSASLIPFLEHDDANRALMGSNMQRQAVPLVFPEPPRVGTGMEKKCAYDSGVLVKAKRSGKVEFVSSDTIIIAPEKGKNKEDKDEYTLLKYQRTNQETCYHQRPIVNVGDTVKAGQPIADGPATYNGELALGRNILVGFVPWNGYNYEDAILISRRVVKEDMFTSIHIKELSTDVRETKLGAEKMTCDIPNKSEKSLDDLDSEGIIRIGSKVKPGDILVGKVTPKSESDTTPEFKLLNSIFGEKAKEVRDTSLRVPHGTEGTVIDVQRLKRDQGDDLSPGVDEVVKVLIATKRKLREGDKMAGRHGNKGLVARILPEEDMPYMEDGTPLDICLNPLGVPSRMNIGQILESELGLAGLKLNEWYESPVFESPSMEQIEAKLKEAGYPTSSKVKLRDGLTGRLFENEVFVGVIYFLKLAHLVDDKMHARSTGPYSLVTQQPLGGKAQFGGQRLGEMEVWALEAYGAANTLQELITIKSDDMHGRSKIYESIVKGEPSSSAGIPESFNVLVQELRGLALDFTIYDAKGQQIPLTERDEELIKREKTSTNF, encoded by the coding sequence ATGTTTGCAAGAGGTCAAAAAATAGATCGAAGGTATTACGGTAAGGATGTTCCAAATTTTATGGAGCTTCCTAATCTCATCGATATTCAGATTCAATCTTACAATAAATTTTTAAACAAAGAAAAAAAGACAGATGAGACCGAGATTGAGGGCTTAGAATCGGTATTCCATACAACTTTTCCTATCGAAAGTACAAATGAAGACATGGCTTTGCAATATCTATCCTATTCTCTCGATTATGATAGTATTAAATTTTCTGAAATTGAATGTAAACAAAAGGGACTTACTTATTCCGTTCCCTTAAAAGCCGAAATAGACTTATTCTTTAAGGAAACTAAAGAAATACGCCGCAAAAATATCTACATGGGCGATATTCCTCTGATGACGGAAAGAGGAACCTTTATTATAAACGGAGCGGAAAGGGTTGTTGTTTCTCAGATTCACCGTTCGCCGGGCGTTATCTTTTCGCATGAAAAGGGCGTTTACTCAAGCCGCATTATTCCATACCGAGGAACATGGCTTGAATTCGAAATAGATCAGAAAAAAGAGCTTATTTATGCAAAGCTTGACAGTAAAAAGCGAATTTTAGGTACGATATTTTTACGTGCTCTCGGATATGACACAAGAGAAAAAATTATCGACCTTTTCTACAAAACAAAGACAGCAAAAATATCTCCGGACAGGACAGAGTACGAAGAGTTAATAGGTCAGGTACTGGCCAGAGATGTCTATGTAAAGGGTGAAGACGGCGAAAAACGGAAAATGCATCAAGCCGGCGAAAAAATTCATCCACACAACATCGACGATTTAATTCAAAATGATGTTAAAAAGATAACGATAATCGACTTTAAGGGAAAAGACTCTTTGGATTCACAGATTATCATCAATTGTTTTGAAAGGGAAGAAATCAAGTATACTCCCGATCCGGCCGTAAACGATGAGCCCACTGTTGAAGATGCTTTAAACGCAGTCTACAGCGTTATCCGTCCGGGAGATCCTATTACCTACGAAAATGCAAAAGAAGACCTGCACAATATGTTTTTCACTGCAAGAAGGTACGATATAGGTAAGGTCGGCCGATACAAATTAAACAAAAAATTCGACTACTCCGATGACGTTAAAGGTACAACCTTAATCGAAGAAGATATATTTAAGACAATGAAATTTTTGATCAAGGTTTACATAGGTGAAGAAAGTATTGACGATATCGACCACCTAGGCAACAGGCGAATTAGGTCAGTCGGCGAAATTATGACCGATGTTCTAAAAAAAGCCTTCTCAAGGATGGAGCGTATTGCCCGCGACAGGATGAGCTCTAAGGAGATGGATACCATCAAACCTCAGGACTTAATTTCTATTAAGCCCATCGTTGCGGCTATTAAGGAATTCTTCGGAGCAAGCCAGTTGTCCCAGTTCATGGATCAGGTAAACCCCTTGGCAGAGCTTACTCATAAGCGCCGTCTTAATGCATTAGGCCCCGGCGGTCTTTCGCGCGACAGGGCAGGCTTTGAGGTACGAGAAGTTCACTATACCCACTACGGAAGAATGTGCCCGATCGAGACCCCTGAAGGCCCGAACATCGGTCTTATCGTTTCTATGGCAAACTATGCCCGTGTAAACGAATACGGCTTTTTGGAAGCTCCCTATGTAAAGGTTGTAAACGGGGTTGCTACCCGCGAAATCGAGTACCTGTCTGCAATGGATGAAGACAAATATTTTATCGGACAGGTTTCTTCCGCTATCGGAAAGGATGGAAAGATCAATACGGATCAAGTTTCGTGCCGAAAGCTCGGTGACTATACTTCAATAAGTCCGAAAGATATCCAGTACATGGATGTTTCGCCTAAACAGATTATATCCGTTTCGGCTTCTCTAATTCCCTTCCTTGAGCATGACGACGCTAACCGTGCCCTCATGGGTTCCAACATGCAGCGTCAGGCTGTTCCTTTAGTTTTCCCCGAACCTCCGCGAGTCGGAACCGGTATGGAAAAAAAGTGCGCCTATGATTCGGGCGTTTTGGTTAAGGCAAAAAGATCGGGAAAGGTTGAGTTTGTTTCTTCCGATACGATTATCATAGCCCCCGAAAAGGGAAAAAATAAAGAAGATAAGGACGAGTACACTCTCTTAAAATATCAAAGGACAAACCAAGAAACCTGTTACCATCAGCGCCCAATCGTCAATGTGGGCGATACGGTCAAGGCAGGCCAGCCCATAGCTGACGGTCCTGCAACCTATAACGGAGAATTGGCCCTAGGCCGAAATATCCTCGTAGGATTCGTTCCTTGGAACGGCTATAACTACGAAGACGCTATCTTAATTTCACGCAGGGTCGTAAAAGAAGATATGTTCACTTCTATCCATATAAAAGAGCTTTCAACCGATGTTCGGGAAACAAAGCTGGGTGCCGAAAAGATGACCTGCGATATTCCGAATAAGTCCGAAAAGAGCTTGGACGATCTCGACAGCGAAGGTATTATCCGCATAGGCTCTAAGGTAAAGCCCGGCGATATCCTTGTAGGAAAGGTTACTCCTAAGAGCGAAAGCGATACAACCCCCGAATTTAAGCTCCTTAATTCTATCTTCGGTGAAAAGGCTAAGGAAGTGCGGGATACCTCTCTGCGTGTTCCCCACGGAACCGAGGGTACGGTTATCGATGTTCAGCGCTTAAAGAGGGATCAGGGAGATGACTTGAGCCCCGGTGTAGATGAAGTTGTAAAGGTCTTAATCGCTACAAAGCGAAAACTCCGCGAGGGAGACAAGATGGCCGGACGCCACGGAAACAAGGGCCTTGTAGCCAGAATCCTCCCCGAAGAAGATATGCCCTACATGGAAGACGGAACACCGCTTGATATTTGTCTAAACCCGCTCGGCGTTCCTTCCCGAATGAATATCGGCCAGATTTTGGAATCGGAGCTGGGACTTGCAGGATTAAAATTGAATGAGTGGTACGAGTCTCCGGTTTTTGAGTCTCCCAGTATGGAACAGATTGAAGCGAAGCTTAAAGAAGCAGGTTATCCTACCAGCTCTAAGGTAAAACTCCGAGACGGCTTAACCGGCCGCCTCTTTGAAAACGAGGTATTTGTCGGGGTTATCTACTTCTTAAAGCTGGCTCACTTGGTAGACGACAAAATGCACGCCCGATCAACAGGCCCCTATTCTCTTGTTACCCAGCAGCCATTGGGCGGTAAGGCTCAATTCGGCGGTCAGCGCTTGGGAGAAATGGAAGTTTGGGCCCTCGAAGCTTACGGTGCAGCTAACACCTTGCAGGAACTTATCACAATCAAGTCCGACGATATGCACGGACGATCTAAAATATATGAATCCATCGTTAAGGGCGAGCCTTCAAGCTCTGCCGGTATCCCCGAATCCTTTAACGTATTGGTACAGGAATTAAGAGGTTTAGCTCTCGACTTTACAATCTATGATGCAAAGGGTCAGCAGATTCCTTTAACCGAAAGAGATGAAGAGCTAATTAAACGCGAAAAAACAAGTACTAACTTTTAA
- the rpoC gene encoding DNA-directed RNA polymerase subunit beta' — protein MRDIQDFDSLMIKLASPDTIRAWSYGEVKKPETINYRTLRPERDGLFCERIFGTTKEWECFCGKFKSIRYKGVICDRCGVEVTHFKVRRERMGHIELAAPVSHIWYYRSVPSRMGLLLNLQVAALRSVLYYEKYIVIDANDTDLEPMQLLTEDEYRDAHERYGAAFTAGMGAGAIKTLLQNINLDELAAQLRAKMIEKGAKSDQRLLRRIEIVENFRASGNKPEWMILDVIPVIPPDLRPMVQLDGGRFATSDLNDLYRRVIHRNSRLSKLMELKAPDIIIRNEKRMLQEAVDALFDNSKRKKAIKGASNRPLKSISDLLKGKQGRFRQNLLGKRVDYSGRSVIVVGPELKLWQCGLPTKMALELFKPFIMKKLVQKEVVSNIKKAKLLVEQEAAEVFAVLDEVVSEHPVLLNRAPTLHRLGIQAFEPVLVEGKAIRLHPLVCKAFNADFDGDQMAIHVPLTQAAQMECWTLMLSARNLLDPANGKTIVFPTQDMVLGLYYLTKERALPEGKKERLYSSVAEVLMAAECHAVGWQEPVLIDYETEPGKIETVRTTPGRILFNEEMPEGVPFTNDALNDKKIRKLIEDVFKDKGPWLAVQLLDKLKAVGYKYATYFGATLSMEDMIIPPEKAGMLEKANKEVLEIYNQYKGGHITQEERYNRVVDVWQKTNSNLKEILMNRLQEDKGGFNTIHMMATSGARGNKDQINQLAGMRGLMSKPTGDIIELPIRSNFKEGLNVMEFFISTNGARKGLTDTALKTSDAGYLTRRLVDIAQNVVVNEEDCGTINGIEYAAIKRGDEIRESLSERIAGKYTLERVIHPITGELLIDVNEYITDETAKKIEEAGVETVKLRTVLTCESKHGVCVKCYGRDLARNRIVRIGEAVGIIAAQSIGQPGTQLTMRTFHEGGTASKNVEENRIVFNDYSIIVRGIKGSYVTLKNGHFLFTRKGEFTFSRVLNEYALKKGETALVSTGTRVVKGNPLYTLKNGKEVLSENIAIAEVRDNIIYLTGQEQTIEIRNGSEVVVKENDVIKAGETVGTFDPFADPILAEYDGFVRFEDILPGTTLKEEADEETGVVEKRISDAHFDKMQPRIFISDESGNTVGEDSYFLPGGAQLLVEEGQEIKAGAILAKIAKESVKTKDITGGLPRVSELLEARRPKSPAVLAAIAGVVTIKKGLLKGKRTIMVRDEYGHDVKHLVPIGKRMLVRDGDTVKAGEPLCDGSFDPHDILNILGENALQNYLMKEIKEVYDAQGVTINDKHVGIIVRQMLRKVKIVSVGDTKFIFDQQIDKYRFHEENKRVKEEGGQPAVARPMFQGITKAALNIDSFISAASFQETTKVLTNAAIAGSSDELRGLKENVIIGHLIPAGTGMKQYRDIKLFDKNKSDLDVQMNEILERRRLEAEAAQALEEKELIEEESFLDDL, from the coding sequence ATGAGAGATATACAAGATTTTGACAGCTTGATGATAAAGCTTGCTTCACCCGACACTATAAGGGCTTGGTCCTATGGGGAAGTAAAAAAGCCTGAAACAATCAATTACCGAACCTTGCGTCCGGAGAGGGACGGTTTGTTTTGCGAAAGAATATTCGGAACCACAAAGGAATGGGAATGTTTTTGCGGAAAGTTTAAATCGATCCGCTATAAGGGTGTTATCTGCGACCGCTGCGGTGTTGAGGTTACTCACTTTAAGGTACGCCGTGAGCGCATGGGACATATAGAACTTGCAGCTCCCGTTTCTCATATTTGGTATTACCGCTCGGTACCTAGCCGAATGGGGCTTTTACTTAACCTACAGGTTGCAGCCCTAAGGTCTGTTTTATACTACGAAAAATACATCGTTATAGATGCAAACGATACCGACTTGGAACCCATGCAGCTTTTAACCGAAGATGAGTACAGGGATGCTCACGAGCGCTATGGAGCTGCTTTTACTGCAGGTATGGGAGCAGGGGCTATTAAAACCCTTCTTCAAAACATAAATTTAGATGAGCTCGCAGCCCAGCTTCGTGCTAAAATGATTGAAAAAGGTGCAAAAAGCGATCAACGCCTTTTGCGCAGAATCGAAATAGTCGAAAATTTCAGAGCATCGGGCAATAAACCCGAATGGATGATTCTTGATGTTATTCCGGTTATTCCTCCGGATTTACGCCCCATGGTTCAGCTTGACGGAGGCCGCTTTGCAACATCCGACCTCAACGACTTATATCGAAGGGTTATTCACAGAAACAGCCGTTTGAGTAAGCTCATGGAGTTAAAGGCCCCCGATATTATTATCAGAAACGAAAAGAGAATGCTCCAAGAAGCAGTTGATGCCTTGTTCGATAACTCAAAGCGCAAAAAGGCTATTAAGGGAGCTTCAAACAGGCCTCTAAAATCGATTTCCGATCTTTTAAAGGGAAAGCAGGGAAGATTCCGCCAAAACCTATTAGGTAAGCGTGTTGACTATTCAGGCCGATCCGTTATCGTTGTAGGCCCTGAGCTCAAACTTTGGCAGTGCGGTCTGCCCACTAAGATGGCCTTGGAGCTGTTTAAGCCTTTTATAATGAAAAAACTTGTTCAAAAGGAAGTTGTTTCCAATATTAAAAAGGCAAAACTCCTTGTAGAACAGGAAGCTGCCGAAGTTTTTGCAGTTCTTGACGAGGTTGTAAGCGAACATCCGGTTCTTTTAAACCGTGCTCCGACACTTCACAGGCTCGGTATTCAGGCCTTTGAACCCGTTTTGGTAGAAGGAAAGGCTATCCGCCTCCATCCTCTTGTATGTAAGGCCTTTAACGCCGACTTTGACGGCGACCAGATGGCTATCCACGTTCCGCTCACTCAGGCGGCTCAGATGGAATGCTGGACTTTGATGCTTTCAGCCCGAAACCTTCTTGACCCTGCAAACGGAAAAACAATAGTTTTCCCAACACAGGACATGGTTCTGGGTCTTTATTATCTTACAAAGGAAAGAGCTCTGCCTGAGGGTAAAAAAGAGCGCCTTTATTCTTCAGTTGCAGAAGTTTTGATGGCCGCAGAATGTCATGCCGTAGGCTGGCAGGAACCCGTTTTAATCGACTATGAAACGGAACCCGGTAAGATTGAAACCGTAAGAACTACACCGGGAAGGATTTTATTTAATGAAGAAATGCCCGAAGGCGTTCCCTTTACAAATGATGCTTTAAACGATAAAAAAATACGAAAACTTATAGAAGATGTCTTTAAGGATAAGGGGCCGTGGCTGGCTGTTCAGCTTTTGGACAAGCTCAAGGCTGTCGGTTATAAGTATGCCACATATTTCGGTGCAACCTTGAGTATGGAAGACATGATTATTCCTCCTGAGAAGGCCGGAATGCTTGAAAAGGCCAACAAAGAGGTTTTGGAAATCTATAACCAGTATAAGGGCGGCCACATTACCCAAGAAGAACGCTATAACCGTGTAGTTGACGTTTGGCAGAAGACAAACTCCAATCTTAAAGAGATTCTTATGAACCGTCTGCAAGAAGACAAGGGCGGATTTAATACCATACACATGATGGCTACATCGGGTGCCCGAGGTAATAAGGATCAGATAAATCAGCTTGCCGGAATGCGAGGTCTTATGTCCAAGCCTACGGGAGACATTATCGAACTTCCGATTAGATCGAACTTTAAAGAAGGCTTAAACGTTATGGAATTCTTTATTTCGACTAACGGTGCCCGAAAAGGTTTGACCGATACGGCTCTTAAAACATCTGACGCAGGTTACCTGACCCGCCGTCTGGTTGATATTGCCCAAAATGTAGTTGTAAACGAAGAAGACTGCGGTACCATTAACGGTATAGAATATGCCGCAATTAAACGCGGAGACGAAATCCGTGAGTCCTTGAGTGAGCGTATTGCCGGAAAATACACTCTGGAAAGGGTTATTCACCCCATTACGGGAGAGCTTCTCATCGATGTAAACGAGTATATTACCGATGAAACAGCTAAGAAGATAGAAGAAGCCGGTGTTGAAACCGTTAAGCTCCGCACCGTTTTAACCTGCGAATCCAAGCACGGTGTTTGCGTAAAATGTTACGGACGGGATCTTGCACGAAACCGAATTGTCCGAATAGGGGAGGCTGTAGGTATTATCGCAGCCCAGTCCATCGGTCAGCCCGGTACACAGCTTACGATGCGTACCTTCCATGAAGGCGGTACGGCTTCTAAAAACGTTGAAGAGAACAGAATAGTGTTTAACGACTATTCTATCATCGTTCGCGGCATAAAGGGTTCTTATGTAACGCTTAAAAACGGACACTTCCTCTTTACAAGAAAGGGCGAGTTTACTTTCAGCAGGGTATTGAATGAATATGCTCTTAAAAAAGGCGAAACAGCCCTTGTAAGTACAGGCACAAGGGTAGTAAAGGGTAATCCTCTTTATACATTAAAGAACGGAAAGGAAGTGCTTTCAGAAAATATAGCCATTGCCGAGGTCAGAGATAATATTATCTATTTGACAGGTCAAGAGCAGACAATAGAGATAAGAAACGGTTCAGAGGTTGTAGTAAAAGAAAATGATGTTATAAAGGCCGGAGAAACGGTCGGTACCTTCGACCCCTTTGCCGATCCTATTTTAGCTGAATATGACGGCTTTGTCCGATTTGAAGATATTCTTCCCGGTACAACCTTAAAAGAAGAAGCCGACGAGGAAACGGGTGTTGTCGAAAAGCGAATAAGCGATGCTCACTTCGATAAGATGCAGCCCCGTATCTTTATCTCAGATGAATCGGGTAACACCGTAGGTGAGGACTCTTACTTCCTCCCCGGAGGTGCACAGCTCTTGGTTGAAGAAGGTCAGGAAATTAAGGCCGGTGCAATCCTTGCAAAGATAGCAAAAGAGTCGGTAAAGACAAAGGATATTACCGGAGGTCTTCCGCGAGTTTCGGAGCTTCTTGAAGCCCGCAGACCAAAGTCGCCTGCCGTTCTTGCCGCTATTGCCGGTGTTGTTACCATAAAGAAAGGCTTGCTCAAGGGTAAGAGAACTATTATGGTTCGTGACGAATACGGCCATGATGTCAAGCACTTGGTTCCTATCGGAAAGAGAATGCTTGTCCGTGACGGAGATACGGTAAAGGCCGGAGAACCCTTGTGTGACGGCAGCTTTGATCCGCACGATATTTTAAATATCCTCGGTGAAAATGCCCTTCAAAACTACTTGATGAAGGAAATCAAGGAAGTTTATGATGCTCAGGGTGTTACCATTAACGATAAACACGTAGGTATAATCGTACGTCAGATGCTCCGAAAGGTAAAGATTGTTTCGGTTGGAGATACCAAGTTTATCTTTGACCAGCAGATAGATAAATACCGCTTCCATGAGGAAAATAAGAGGGTTAAGGAAGAAGGCGGTCAGCCTGCCGTTGCCCGTCCTATGTTCCAAGGAATTACAAAGGCAGCCTTAAACATCGACTCCTTTATTTCGGCCGCTTCTTTCCAAGAAACCACGAAGGTTCTTACAAATGCCGCTATTGCAGGTTCTTCGGATGAGCTTCGCGGTCTAAAAGAGAACGTAATTATCGGTCATCTTATTCCTGCCGGAACAGGTATGAAGCAGTACCGAGATATTAAACTTTTCGATAAAAACAAGAGCGACTTGGATGTTCAAATGAACGAAATCCTTGAACGCCGAAGGCTTGAAGCCGAAGCTGCTCAAGCTCTCGAAGAAAAAGAACTTATCGAAGAAGAAAGCTTTTTGGATGATCTCTAA
- a CDS encoding ABC transporter permease, translating into MKFINNSFTKAWMNRKYRLWILLFGVFSFLVIYIKYFVKKINKSSSAMNQYDEIIANVNEELQNTNTMENLLKESYEQVVRKNEYFKKVMPEAEILKEAEKNAKKRYNELYHEKIDYLCEHNSVKKITFLDFFLDTLKNPVFLILSIIISFPMYVLLYIYTRPIQKYILERLFMMVFVIFGVTFMVFTILYFSPMDPAVNILGQTATPEQIEEFNRVYGLNASYFSRLFTTFKSLVTFDLGITYVGNMSVSTEIATKFPITLTIAFCSVFIAVLIAIPAGIMSAIKQYSSFDYTFMFFALIGLSIPNFWLALLLILQFSIKMSWLPATYIVGNWQSLIMPAVVLGTGMSATVARMTRSSMLEVKHSDYILTARAKGLSPYRVTIKHILGNAMIPIITVIGLQFGALLGGSAVTEKSFNIRGLGSFIVDRQFIPDVPVVLAGVVYIAVVISVVNLMVDILYAMLDPRIKSKIKNS; encoded by the coding sequence ATGAAATTTATTAATAATAGCTTTACTAAAGCTTGGATGAACCGTAAGTATAGGCTGTGGATTCTTTTATTTGGTGTATTTTCTTTTTTAGTTATATATATCAAATATTTTGTAAAAAAAATTAATAAGTCTTCTTCTGCGATGAATCAATATGATGAGATTATTGCAAATGTAAATGAAGAACTTCAAAATACTAATACGATGGAAAATTTGTTAAAAGAATCTTATGAACAGGTAGTCCGTAAGAATGAGTATTTTAAGAAAGTTATGCCTGAAGCTGAGATATTAAAAGAAGCAGAAAAGAATGCAAAAAAAAGATATAATGAGTTGTATCATGAGAAAATAGATTATCTTTGTGAACATAATTCAGTGAAAAAAATAACATTTTTAGATTTTTTTCTTGATACACTTAAAAATCCTGTATTTCTAATCCTTTCCATTATCATTTCTTTTCCAATGTATGTGCTTCTCTATATATATACTAGACCAATTCAAAAGTATATTTTAGAGAGATTATTTATGATGGTGTTTGTAATTTTTGGAGTTACTTTTATGGTCTTTACTATACTGTATTTCTCTCCTATGGATCCTGCAGTAAATATTTTAGGTCAAACGGCAACTCCGGAACAAATTGAAGAGTTTAATAGAGTGTATGGTTTAAATGCATCATATTTTTCAAGACTATTTACAACTTTTAAATCTCTTGTAACTTTTGATTTGGGTATCACATATGTTGGAAACATGTCTGTTTCTACTGAAATTGCAACAAAATTTCCTATAACGTTGACTATAGCATTTTGTTCTGTTTTTATTGCTGTATTAATAGCTATACCGGCAGGAATTATGTCTGCTATAAAACAATATTCTTCTTTCGATTATACATTTATGTTTTTTGCATTGATAGGCTTATCTATACCTAATTTTTGGCTTGCCCTATTATTAATTTTGCAATTCTCTATAAAAATGAGCTGGCTTCCGGCAACATATATTGTTGGTAATTGGCAGTCTTTAATAATGCCTGCAGTAGTACTAGGTACTGGAATGAGTGCTACAGTTGCAAGAATGACCCGTTCATCTATGTTAGAGGTTAAGCATTCCGATTATATATTAACGGCAAGAGCAAAAGGTTTATCTCCCTATAGGGTAACAATAAAGCATATTTTAGGGAATGCAATGATACCGATTATAACGGTTATAGGGCTTCAATTTGGTGCTCTATTAGGCGGTTCAGCTGTTACCGAAAAAAGTTTTAATATACGCGGTCTTGGTAGTTTCATTGTTGATAGGCAGTTTATACCTGATGTTCCTGTTGTATTAGCGGGAGTCGTATATATTGCTGTTGTTATTAGTGTTGTGAATTTAATGGTTGATATACTATATGCAATGTTGGATCCTAGGATAAA